A genomic window from Shewanella vesiculosa includes:
- a CDS encoding YchE family NAAT transporter — protein sequence MDFMLYIKFFLGLLAIINPVGLLPVFVSLTSHQTEVERRHTNRVANFAVVVILLVTMIAGQHILSMFSISLSAFRIAGGSLICIIAMSMLQGKISEVKRNQEEDRESSGMESVAVVPLALPLMAGPGAISSVIVFAAEHNKMINFVGMFLTIVTIGLVSWALFRMAPVLFKLLGKTGINVITRLMGLLMLSLGIEVIAAGAKGLFPTLIG from the coding sequence GTGGATTTTATGCTTTATATCAAGTTCTTTTTAGGACTGTTAGCCATCATTAACCCAGTAGGGTTATTGCCTGTATTTGTGAGCTTAACCAGCCATCAAACTGAAGTTGAGCGCCGCCATACCAACCGAGTGGCTAACTTTGCTGTTGTGGTGATTTTATTAGTCACTATGATAGCCGGTCAGCATATTCTGAGTATGTTCAGTATTTCATTGTCTGCATTTCGTATTGCTGGTGGTAGCTTGATATGTATTATTGCGATGTCGATGCTGCAAGGTAAGATCAGTGAAGTAAAACGTAACCAAGAAGAAGATCGTGAGTCTTCTGGGATGGAATCTGTTGCTGTGGTGCCATTAGCGTTACCTTTGATGGCAGGTCCTGGCGCCATTAGCTCGGTGATTGTGTTTGCCGCAGAGCATAATAAGATGATTAACTTCGTTGGCATGTTCTTAACTATTGTGACCATAGGCCTTGTCAGCTGGGCTTTATTCCGTATGGCGCCAGTATTGTTTAAGTTACTCGGAAAAACCGGCATTAACGTTATTACCCGTTTAATGGGACTATTAATGTTGTCATTAGGCATTGAAGTCATTGCCGCAGGAGCTAAAGGCCTTTTCCCCACATTAATCGGTTAG
- a CDS encoding S9 family peptidase yields the protein MKKSSVLFALVAAGLATSVYAAEPTAFNVQQLVKLNKLHSAAVSNDGKTMVYGVKVVDDKGEANSDLYLLDLSDKNAKPKQLTSAAGTEHDVSFSPDGKSIYFLASRTGSSQLYQLALNGGEAIAITDLPLDINGYKLSNDGKQLVMTLRVFPECKDLACSKEMFTAEAERKSTGRLYKKLMVRHWDTWEDHARNHLFVASLDGEKVTTAIDVTAGRDTETPPKPFSGMEEVTFTADGKFVVYSAKAPSNDQAWTTNYDLWQVPVAGGETVNLTPDNKAWDSQPTYSADGRYLAYLAMTKPGYEADRNRIMLRDNVTGQEKEVAPLWDRSPSSINFSADGRTLYVTAQDLGQVTLFEVNTQFGDVRPIYNQGSNSLIAVANNKLFFQKSTLVEPGDVYSVTLEGERLTQLTDVNKDKLANITFGEFEQFNFKGWNDETVHGYWIKPVNYEEGKKYPIAYLVHGGPQGSFGNSFSSRWNAQLWAGAGYGVVMVDFHGSTGYGQAFTDSIGKDWGGKPLEDLKKGMAAVTTQQPWLDASNACALGGSYGGYMMNWFQGKWNDGFKCLVDHAGLFDMRSMYYVTEELWFPEYEFGGPYDQNKELYEKFNPANYVENWKTPMLVIHGEKDYRVPYGQGLAAFTLMQRKGIPSELLVFPDENHWILNQDNLQLWYKNVLGWMDRWTAK from the coding sequence ATGAAAAAGTCTTCTGTATTATTTGCATTGGTAGCTGCTGGTTTGGCTACATCAGTTTATGCGGCAGAGCCCACCGCTTTTAACGTTCAACAATTAGTTAAGCTAAATAAGTTGCATTCGGCAGCCGTTTCAAATGATGGCAAAACCATGGTTTACGGCGTCAAAGTGGTTGATGATAAAGGCGAGGCTAACTCGGATCTTTACCTGCTCGATTTGAGCGATAAAAATGCTAAGCCAAAACAACTGACTTCTGCCGCCGGAACTGAGCATGATGTCAGTTTTTCGCCTGATGGAAAATCAATTTACTTTCTTGCTAGCCGCACTGGAAGCAGCCAATTGTATCAACTGGCGCTAAATGGTGGTGAAGCGATAGCGATTACTGATTTACCTTTAGACATTAACGGCTACAAATTGTCTAACGACGGCAAACAGCTTGTCATGACCCTGCGGGTATTTCCAGAGTGTAAAGACTTAGCCTGTTCAAAAGAGATGTTTACCGCAGAAGCTGAACGTAAAAGCACTGGACGATTATATAAGAAGCTAATGGTCCGTCATTGGGATACATGGGAAGATCACGCGCGTAATCATTTATTTGTGGCTTCACTCGATGGTGAAAAAGTCACCACTGCGATTGATGTTACAGCCGGTCGTGATACTGAAACGCCGCCTAAGCCTTTTTCAGGCATGGAAGAAGTAACCTTTACCGCAGATGGAAAATTCGTTGTTTATAGTGCTAAAGCGCCCAGTAACGATCAAGCATGGACCACCAACTATGATTTATGGCAAGTGCCAGTTGCGGGCGGTGAAACGGTTAATTTAACCCCAGACAACAAAGCCTGGGACTCACAACCAACATACTCAGCCGACGGCCGTTATCTGGCTTATTTAGCCATGACTAAGCCAGGTTATGAAGCTGATCGCAACCGCATTATGTTACGTGACAATGTCACTGGCCAAGAAAAAGAAGTCGCTCCATTATGGGATCGTAGCCCAAGTTCGATCAATTTCAGTGCTGATGGCCGTACGTTATATGTGACGGCTCAAGATCTTGGTCAAGTGACACTGTTTGAAGTCAATACCCAATTTGGCGATGTGCGTCCGATTTATAATCAAGGTAGTAACAGCTTAATTGCGGTCGCCAATAATAAATTGTTCTTCCAAAAATCGACATTAGTTGAACCCGGTGATGTATACAGTGTGACTTTAGAAGGTGAGCGATTGACTCAGCTGACTGATGTCAACAAAGACAAATTAGCCAATATTACCTTTGGGGAATTTGAACAGTTCAACTTTAAAGGTTGGAACGATGAAACCGTTCATGGCTACTGGATTAAACCTGTTAACTATGAAGAAGGTAAAAAATACCCGATTGCTTACCTCGTTCACGGCGGCCCACAAGGCTCATTTGGCAACAGTTTTAGCAGCCGCTGGAATGCGCAGCTATGGGCTGGTGCTGGATACGGTGTGGTGATGGTCGACTTCCATGGTTCTACCGGATATGGCCAAGCGTTTACTGACTCAATAGGTAAAGATTGGGGCGGTAAACCACTTGAAGATCTTAAAAAGGGTATGGCTGCCGTGACGACTCAGCAACCTTGGTTAGATGCGAGCAATGCATGTGCCCTCGGTGGTTCTTACGGTGGTTATATGATGAACTGGTTCCAAGGCAAGTGGAACGATGGTTTCAAGTGCTTAGTTGATCATGCCGGTTTGTTTGATATGCGCTCTATGTATTATGTCACTGAAGAGTTATGGTTCCCTGAATATGAATTTGGTGGTCCATACGATCAAAACAAAGAGCTATATGAAAAGTTTAACCCAGCTAATTATGTTGAAAACTGGAAAACTCCGATGCTGGTTATTCACGGTGAAAAAGACTACCGCGTACCTTATGGCCAAGGCTTAGCCGCATTTACCTTGATGCAACGTAAAGGTATTCCATCTGAGCTACTGGTATTCCCGGATGAGAACCATTGGATCTTAAATCAAGATAATCTACAGCTATGGTACAAGAATGTGCTTGGCTGGATGGATCGTTGGACGGCTAAATAG
- a CDS encoding fumarate hydratase, whose amino-acid sequence MSSQAVVIKQADFIESIADSLQYISYYHPKDFVDAMNKAYEREQSAAAKDAIAQILINSRMSAEGKRPLCQDTGIVTTFVKIGMSVQWDKTDMTVQEMVDEGVRRAYTNPDNPLRASIVSDPAGARKNTKDNTPSVVHIDMVAGNQVEVMIAAKGGGSENKSKMAMLNPSDDIAAWVEKTLPTMGAGWCPPGMLGIGIGGTAEKAAVLAKESLMESIDIHELMQRGAVTTEEKLRLDIFERANNLGIGAQGLGGLTTVLDVKIKSVPTHAASKPVVMIPNCAATRHVHFHLDGTGPVDLVPPSLSDWPEITREAGENTHHVNLDTITQAEIETWKSGDTLLLNGKMLTGRDAAHKRIQTLLESGEGLPEGVDFTGKFIYYVGPVDPVGNEVVGPAGPTTATRMDKFTDMMLDQTGLMGMIGKSERGPETVASIKKHKAVYLMAVGGAAYLVSKAIKKSRVVAFEDLGMEAIYEFDVQDMPVTVAVDTNGVNAHETGPAIWKINIANSKATK is encoded by the coding sequence ATGTCTAGTCAAGCGGTTGTGATTAAACAAGCGGACTTTATTGAAAGTATCGCAGATTCTTTGCAATACATTTCCTATTACCATCCCAAAGACTTTGTTGATGCAATGAACAAGGCTTATGAGCGTGAACAAAGCGCTGCGGCTAAAGATGCCATAGCTCAAATCTTGATTAACTCGCGTATGTCTGCTGAGGGTAAACGTCCTTTATGTCAAGACACCGGAATTGTGACTACCTTTGTTAAAATTGGTATGTCGGTTCAGTGGGACAAAACCGATATGACCGTTCAAGAAATGGTCGATGAAGGTGTTCGTCGTGCTTACACTAATCCAGATAATCCTTTACGTGCATCAATTGTGTCAGATCCTGCTGGCGCACGTAAAAACACTAAAGACAATACTCCGTCTGTGGTGCATATTGATATGGTTGCGGGCAACCAAGTTGAAGTGATGATTGCCGCTAAAGGTGGTGGCTCAGAGAATAAATCTAAAATGGCTATGCTTAACCCGTCTGATGACATTGCTGCTTGGGTTGAAAAAACCTTACCAACAATGGGCGCGGGTTGGTGCCCACCGGGTATGTTAGGCATAGGTATTGGTGGCACAGCTGAAAAAGCGGCTGTACTGGCAAAAGAGTCATTAATGGAATCGATTGATATCCATGAATTAATGCAACGTGGTGCGGTTACAACTGAAGAGAAGCTGCGTTTAGACATTTTTGAACGAGCAAACAATTTAGGTATTGGTGCACAAGGTTTAGGCGGTTTAACCACAGTGCTGGATGTTAAAATTAAGTCTGTACCGACCCATGCCGCTTCAAAACCTGTGGTGATGATCCCCAACTGCGCCGCAACGCGTCATGTTCATTTCCATTTAGATGGCACAGGTCCTGTGGATTTAGTGCCACCATCGTTATCTGATTGGCCTGAGATCACTCGTGAAGCGGGTGAGAATACTCATCATGTGAATTTAGACACCATCACTCAAGCCGAAATTGAAACGTGGAAAAGTGGTGATACCTTACTACTCAACGGTAAAATGCTGACTGGCCGTGATGCTGCTCATAAACGCATTCAAACGTTACTTGAGTCTGGTGAAGGTTTACCTGAAGGCGTCGACTTTACGGGTAAATTTATTTATTACGTGGGCCCAGTTGATCCTGTCGGCAATGAAGTGGTCGGCCCAGCCGGTCCTACAACCGCCACTCGCATGGATAAGTTTACAGACATGATGTTAGACCAAACAGGCCTTATGGGCATGATTGGTAAGTCTGAACGCGGTCCTGAAACCGTTGCTTCGATTAAAAAGCACAAAGCGGTGTATTTAATGGCCGTTGGCGGTGCAGCATATCTAGTGTCTAAAGCGATCAAGAAGTCACGCGTGGTGGCATTTGAAGACTTAGGCATGGAAGCCATTTACGAGTTTGACGTACAAGATATGCCGGTAACGGTTGCGGTTGATACCAATGGTGTTAATGCACACGAAACCGGTCCGGCGATTTGGAAAATTAATATCGCGAACAGTAAAGCAACAAAGTAA
- the pabB gene encoding aminodeoxychorismate synthase component I: MSARAKNALFMQKLDWKIDTKALFSLFSHQPWATLLDSANAPHQDATFDIIGFNPIATLTSHDGICSFNPKHPKIIALNIDINQQASPFETLAQLHARLYPCAQGSLHPFSVGALGALGYDLGRDIENLPEIAVKDIHLNDMNIGFYDFALIYDYAEKSWYAYHFDGCGALEYELNLIQSKIEHNLKQTSSLPAFQLTTPWVNHISAEQYQHKFARVQEYLLSGDCYQINLTQRFEAQYQGNEWQAYCALSTANQGPFSAFIRLEHHCILSISPERFIKLSDQQIETKPIKGTLPRHQDPLLDQQAAAALLASEKDRAENVMIVDLLRNDISKVAAPGSVKVPTLFAIESFPAVHHLVSTISATLAQDKNAFDLLQAAFPGGSITGAPKIRAMEIIEELEPSRRNVYCGSIGYISQNGNMDTSITIRTLVTENNRIYCWAGGGIVADSNADAEYQESFDKVSKILPLLASLNQ; the protein is encoded by the coding sequence ATGTCTGCGCGGGCAAAAAACGCACTTTTTATGCAAAAACTGGATTGGAAAATAGACACTAAGGCGCTATTTTCACTTTTTAGCCACCAGCCATGGGCGACATTACTCGACTCCGCCAATGCGCCGCACCAAGATGCCACTTTCGACATTATTGGGTTTAATCCTATCGCGACCTTAACTAGCCATGACGGAATTTGCTCATTTAACCCTAAACATCCAAAAATAATCGCGCTTAATATCGACATCAATCAGCAAGCCAGTCCATTTGAAACATTAGCGCAACTGCATGCTCGTCTTTATCCTTGTGCGCAAGGATCTCTGCACCCTTTTAGTGTCGGTGCACTTGGGGCATTGGGTTATGATTTGGGTCGAGATATTGAAAACCTGCCTGAAATAGCGGTTAAAGATATTCATCTTAATGATATGAATATTGGGTTTTATGATTTCGCCCTGATATATGATTACGCAGAAAAGTCTTGGTATGCATACCATTTCGACGGCTGCGGCGCACTTGAGTATGAGTTGAATTTAATTCAATCAAAAATAGAGCATAATCTAAAACAGACATCCAGCTTGCCTGCTTTTCAATTAACCACACCATGGGTTAACCACATTAGCGCTGAACAATATCAACATAAGTTTGCACGTGTTCAAGAGTATTTGCTCAGCGGTGATTGTTACCAAATCAATTTAACCCAACGATTTGAGGCGCAATATCAAGGTAATGAATGGCAAGCTTACTGTGCATTATCCACGGCGAATCAAGGCCCTTTTTCAGCGTTTATACGCCTTGAACATCATTGTATTCTGTCTATATCGCCAGAACGCTTTATTAAACTAAGCGACCAGCAGATTGAAACTAAACCGATAAAAGGCACGTTACCTCGCCATCAAGATCCGCTTTTGGATCAACAAGCTGCAGCAGCATTACTTGCATCCGAAAAAGATCGCGCTGAAAATGTGATGATTGTTGATCTGTTACGCAATGACATTAGCAAAGTCGCGGCGCCCGGCTCGGTTAAGGTACCGACATTATTTGCGATTGAAAGTTTCCCTGCAGTACACCATTTGGTCAGCACCATAAGTGCCACACTGGCACAAGATAAAAATGCATTTGATTTACTCCAAGCAGCCTTTCCTGGCGGTTCAATTACTGGCGCACCAAAAATTCGCGCCATGGAAATCATTGAAGAGTTAGAGCCATCACGACGAAATGTATATTGTGGGAGTATTGGTTATATCAGTCAAAACGGTAATATGGATACCAGTATTACCATTCGCACTTTAGTCACCGAAAATAACCGTATTTACTGTTGGGCTGGCGGTGGCATTGTCGCTGATTCAAATGCCGACGCTGAGTACCAAGAAAGTTTTGATAAAGTCAGCAAAATATTGCCTTTGTTGGCGAGTCTGAATCAGTAA
- a CDS encoding glutathione S-transferase family protein, producing the protein MIKFYFHPGPNPMKIALFLEETALEFELVPVDTLKGEQHTAEFKAINPNSKTPAIEDNGVRVFDSSAILLYLADKTGQLAGKPENRGELLSWLMFVATGLGPYSGQCVHFTHHAPEKIAYATNRYQRETQRHYQVLDAHLNNREFIVGDALSIVDIAAWGWVDKIGYVLGQDALATYPNVQRWFNSINNRPAVARARDMGKDIVFKSEFDEAAKRAFFPQNYAAETK; encoded by the coding sequence ATGATTAAATTTTATTTCCATCCAGGCCCTAACCCAATGAAAATTGCACTGTTCCTTGAAGAAACAGCTCTCGAGTTTGAGCTCGTGCCAGTGGATACCTTAAAAGGTGAGCAACATACTGCGGAGTTTAAAGCGATTAACCCCAACAGCAAAACCCCCGCTATTGAAGATAATGGCGTGCGTGTATTCGATTCAAGTGCCATTCTTTTATACCTTGCAGACAAAACAGGTCAATTAGCTGGCAAGCCTGAAAATCGAGGGGAGCTATTATCTTGGTTAATGTTTGTCGCCACTGGTTTAGGACCTTATTCTGGTCAATGTGTACATTTCACCCATCATGCACCTGAGAAAATAGCTTACGCCACAAACCGTTATCAACGTGAAACTCAACGTCATTACCAAGTCCTTGACGCACATCTTAATAACCGTGAGTTTATCGTGGGTGATGCATTGAGCATTGTCGATATTGCTGCATGGGGCTGGGTTGATAAAATCGGCTATGTATTAGGCCAAGATGCACTGGCCACTTACCCGAATGTTCAACGCTGGTTTAACAGTATCAACAATCGTCCAGCCGTTGCACGAGCCAGAGACATGGGTAAAGATATTGTATTTAAATCAGAATTTGATGAAGCCGCAAAACGTGCTTTTTTCCCACAAAATTATGCTGCTGAAACAAAATAG
- a CDS encoding phospho-sugar mutase: protein MNTHLQHQINHWLNKDPDPKTRAQLQALIDSNNETELTARFAGRLAFGTAGLRSEVGVGPMAMNRLVIRQTTAGLGAYLLEQINNAAERGVVIGYDGRHDSYDFAHDAASVLTAMGINVYLTHKVAATPLVAFGVKHLNAAAGIVVTASHNPPQYNGYKVYWENGAQIIPPHDSGIAAQITRAATQAIPFLALDDAIAQQKLNWLQDDFYQAYRQGIFDAKELQYRNGQDKVSLAYTAMHGVGADMAETVLKDAGFTQVYSVAAQREPDGDFPTVNFPNPEEKGAMDLVIAEAKKHKATLACANDPDADRFAVAVRTANGEYKMLTGDQVGVLLGRYLLSHAPKNQQLNGTTIVSSSLLSKIASEFGAQSYTTLTGFKWLMNVGISQHQQDNQFLFAYEEALGYTIGNLVWDKDGLSAIVAFAQLTAELAANGQTIWDRLEQIYRQHGFHLNAQVSIALKPDTPNIGEFLRENPPLTIGEFAVVSSDDLKSLQRTCADGSKHSIDLPSSDVLIYALANGARVIVRPSGTEPKIKCYYEIVETMTNTDTWASAQDRAEQAMAAFISSHQASLPN from the coding sequence ATGAATACCCATCTTCAACATCAAATTAACCATTGGCTCAACAAAGACCCCGACCCAAAAACTCGTGCGCAACTGCAAGCACTCATTGATTCAAACAATGAAACTGAACTTACCGCTCGCTTTGCAGGCCGTTTAGCCTTTGGCACTGCAGGCCTTCGAAGTGAAGTTGGTGTTGGCCCAATGGCGATGAACCGTTTAGTTATTCGCCAAACCACTGCCGGTTTGGGTGCTTACTTACTCGAGCAGATTAACAATGCTGCCGAGCGAGGTGTGGTAATTGGTTACGATGGTCGCCACGATTCTTATGATTTTGCCCACGATGCGGCGAGTGTACTAACTGCCATGGGCATTAACGTGTACTTGACTCATAAAGTTGCCGCCACGCCATTAGTCGCTTTTGGGGTAAAACATCTTAACGCTGCCGCAGGTATTGTGGTAACAGCCAGCCATAACCCACCACAATACAATGGCTATAAAGTCTATTGGGAAAATGGCGCACAGATTATTCCACCCCACGACAGCGGAATTGCTGCTCAAATCACTCGTGCAGCCACTCAAGCTATCCCGTTTCTAGCCTTAGATGATGCCATTGCACAACAAAAGCTGAATTGGTTGCAAGACGATTTTTACCAAGCCTATCGCCAGGGAATATTTGATGCTAAAGAGCTGCAATATCGCAATGGCCAAGATAAAGTCAGTTTAGCGTATACCGCAATGCACGGTGTGGGCGCCGACATGGCTGAAACTGTGTTAAAAGATGCTGGATTTACTCAGGTGTATTCGGTAGCCGCGCAACGTGAACCTGATGGTGACTTTCCGACAGTTAACTTCCCCAACCCGGAAGAAAAAGGCGCCATGGACTTAGTGATTGCTGAGGCAAAAAAGCACAAAGCGACTCTGGCTTGTGCCAATGATCCTGATGCAGACCGCTTTGCTGTTGCTGTACGTACAGCAAATGGTGAATATAAAATGCTAACTGGCGATCAAGTCGGGGTTTTATTGGGTCGTTACTTACTCAGCCACGCCCCTAAAAATCAACAACTCAACGGCACAACCATAGTGTCATCAAGCCTATTGTCTAAAATCGCCTCTGAGTTCGGTGCCCAAAGCTACACCACGCTAACAGGTTTTAAATGGCTGATGAACGTCGGTATTAGTCAGCATCAACAAGATAACCAATTTTTATTCGCGTATGAAGAAGCACTCGGTTATACCATAGGTAACTTAGTGTGGGATAAAGATGGCTTATCGGCCATTGTTGCCTTTGCGCAACTTACTGCTGAGCTTGCCGCCAATGGCCAAACCATCTGGGACAGATTAGAACAGATTTATCGCCAACACGGGTTTCATCTTAATGCCCAAGTCAGTATTGCGCTTAAGCCTGACACCCCTAATATTGGTGAGTTTTTACGTGAAAACCCACCACTTACCATTGGTGAGTTCGCTGTGGTGTCTAGCGATGATTTAAAAAGCCTGCAGCGTACTTGCGCCGATGGCAGCAAACACAGCATTGATCTGCCCAGCAGTGATGTATTAATTTATGCTTTAGCAAATGGCGCGCGCGTGATAGTTCGTCCCTCTGGCACTGAACCTAAAATTAAGTGCTATTACGAAATAGTCGAAACCATGACCAATACCGATACTTGGGCATCCGCACAAGATCGCGCCGAACAAGCGATGGCAGCTTTTATCTCATCCCACCAAGCAAGCTTACCCAACTAA